Proteins from a single region of Aureibacter tunicatorum:
- a CDS encoding UDP-N-acetylmuramoyl-tripeptide--D-alanyl-D-alanine ligase encodes MYLQTEDILDRFLSSKGVTTDSRSIAEGQIFFALKGDNFNGNKYAKDALNKGATYAVIDEPEFQDDGRFLLVDNVLETLQDLARLHRRRFNIPVLGITGSNGKTTTKELLHEILDKKYNVLATKGNLNNHIGVPLTLLNLNPEHEFAIIEMGANKVGDIAELCSIAEPNYGIITNIGKAHIGPFGGFEGVIRAKSELYQYLITHKGTAFINADDPILFNMSKRFSNPILYRTEKSIFEPINNSDEDNLSYTFDNNIHKTNLIGSYNFKNISAGVCIGQHFGINPDDIFEAIDNYTPNNNRSQLITIDSNKVYLDAYNANPSSMEAAIQNLGKQNNSHTVAILGDMLELGKYSENEHNTIKDLLQSYKIDEGYLCGPEFHKFVKPSDNIMIFDSKDELEAYLKTKKFENSIILIKASRGIGLETLINVL; translated from the coding sequence ATGTATCTACAAACTGAAGACATTCTCGATAGATTCCTTTCTTCCAAAGGAGTAACAACTGACTCAAGAAGCATCGCTGAAGGGCAAATATTTTTCGCTCTTAAAGGCGACAATTTCAATGGTAACAAATACGCAAAAGATGCTTTGAACAAAGGGGCAACATATGCAGTAATTGATGAACCTGAATTTCAAGATGATGGCAGGTTCTTATTGGTAGACAATGTTCTAGAAACTCTACAAGATCTCGCTAGGTTGCATAGAAGAAGATTCAACATTCCTGTATTGGGAATAACAGGGTCTAATGGAAAAACTACTACTAAAGAACTTCTTCATGAAATATTAGATAAAAAATACAATGTCCTGGCGACAAAAGGCAACCTTAATAATCACATTGGAGTCCCTCTAACCCTGCTGAATCTAAATCCAGAACATGAATTCGCGATCATTGAAATGGGAGCTAACAAAGTTGGCGACATTGCAGAACTTTGCAGCATAGCGGAACCCAACTATGGGATTATCACTAATATAGGCAAAGCTCATATTGGACCTTTTGGGGGCTTTGAAGGCGTGATCAGAGCGAAAAGCGAGCTCTATCAATATTTAATCACGCATAAAGGCACAGCTTTCATTAATGCCGACGATCCTATTCTTTTCAACATGTCCAAAAGATTTTCAAACCCAATTCTTTATAGAACCGAAAAGAGCATCTTCGAGCCTATAAACAACTCTGATGAGGATAATCTCTCCTACACTTTCGATAATAATATCCATAAAACCAATTTAATCGGAAGCTACAACTTCAAAAACATCTCCGCAGGTGTTTGCATAGGCCAACATTTTGGCATTAATCCAGATGATATTTTCGAGGCCATAGATAACTACACCCCAAATAACAATCGATCCCAACTTATCACAATTGACAGCAACAAAGTATATCTCGACGCTTATAATGCCAATCCTAGCTCAATGGAAGCAGCAATACAGAATTTAGGCAAACAAAACAACTCACATACTGTCGCTATCCTAGGTGACATGTTGGAACTCGGGAAATACTCTGAAAATGAACATAATACAATAAAAGACTTATTACAATCTTATAAGATTGATGAAGGATACCTTTGTGGACCGGAATTTCACAAGTTTGTAAAGCCAAGTGATAATATAATGATCTTCGACTCCAAAGATGAATTAGAAGCTTATTTAAAAACCAAAAAATTCGAAAACAGCATCATTCTGATAAAAGCCTCTCGAGGTATTGGTTTAGAGACCTTAATCAACGTTCTGTAA